Below is a genomic region from Drosophila albomicans strain 15112-1751.03 chromosome 2R, ASM965048v2, whole genome shotgun sequence.
aaataataataatatatatataaaaaaaaaaataattaaaaaaaaaaaaaaataataaatttttttttaaattttcttttttgttgttgttgttggaagcaacaagatttattttgtattttatttttatattttattttttttcgtctcTTTTAATaacctaaataaaaaatgaattcgaaagaaactcttgaaggctctaaaaaaaaacttactaTTTGCGTGAAGAGCATTAGCAGAATTAATGATCAAATTCTCGATGACAATTCTCGAGATTTGACAGAGCTAGAGTGCAGGCTTTAGATGGTGTCGTcgcatattgaaaatgctcTCAAATATCAAAGCAGAATTGAGACATTTGACGAATATGACGAATACCGGTGCGAGTTAGAAGAGATTTGCATTACTGCAAAGGCAAGGCTGAAGGCGATGGTGAAATCGTTGACCGATACTTCATCCGGCAATATATCGATTCAGCCGATTGCCGCTCCTCGTACCCGTCTGCCTAAACTCTCATTGCCAAAGTTCAGCGGAAAGTATtccgaatttaaaaatttcataagttTGTTTGAGACTCTTGTTGACAATGACCATTCAATTCCGCGCATTGAGAAATTCAATCATGTCATTTCTTGTCTCTCTGGTGAGGCTCTTGGAACGGTGTGAGCGTTTCAAGTCACCGAAGACAACTATGAGAAAGCAATGGCGAGTTTGAAAATAGAATATGACAATGATTGTctgatatttaatgaaaatatcactgctcttttcaattttccaaAGATTTCGCAGCCCTCCGCTTCAGCGTTGCGAAACTTGATTGACACTGTCTCTGCGATATACGGATCTTTGTTGTCGATAGGTGATGATAAGaagattgcaaatgcaatcctTATTCACCTGGTCATGCACAAAGTTGATGCAATGACAAAGAAGAAGTGGGATGAGCAGCTAGATTACACGAAAATTCCATTATGGAGTGAGTGTGAAACTGTGCTTAATCGTCGATATCAGCACTTGTCAGCTGAGAATTCGACAAAGTCCGAAATTCAAGCCGTTTCCGCTAAACAGCTTAATAAAAGCTCGTTTTCGTGTACGACGCTCAAAAATAAGATTGATCAAAAGACCCAAATATGCGTATATTGCAATTCCGAAGATCATTCCATCGTGAGTTGCTCGATGTTTGCTGCCTTGGCAGTTAAACAGAGATTCGACTACGCAAAAACAACtgcattatgcataaattgtctTCGGAAGGGTCACACTCTCGCCAAATGTAAGGCAAAAAAGTGTCGTGTGTGCAGCCGTTCACATCATACGCTGCTGCACATATATTCTGCGACTACAAATAGTAGAGCGTTACCACCCCCGAGTCTCTCCGCTGTTGAGCCTGATCGTCCATCCACTTCGCATGCGATGCATGCGACCGTGTCGGATAAAGTGATCCTGGCCACAGCAGTCATCAAAATAACGACGAATTCAGGCGATTTCGTCTTAGCACGAGCTTTGCTGGACTCTGggtcacaaattaattttgtgactGAGGAACTAGCTCAGCGGCTGCATTTGCGTAGAGAAGACTCGTGCATCAGCTTGCTTGGCATTGGTGAATCCAATTCTCAAGTTAAGAAAAAGATACACACTGTGGTGAAGTCGCGAGTTGGCTGCAATGAATACGCGATCGATTTATGGATCCTCAAATCGATCTCAGGTTATCAGCCAGATCACACTGTAAATGTCAGTGGCTGGAAGATACCTGACAATATTCAGCTAGCGGATCCCTATTTCTTCAAACCGCAGAAAATTGATCTTCTTATCGGCGCTGAAACATTCTTTGACCTATTGTCCGTTGGCCAAATCAAGCAAGGTCCAGAGTGTCCAATCCTCCAAAAGACAAACCTTGGGTGGATTGTTTCGGGGCGGTACACTCCTGGTGAAAAATCTCACCAGAAGATGACTGTCACTCTGAGCTATCAGGAAGAAAGCTTGAGCTCGATTGACAAGACCTTGCTGAAGTTTTGGACTGTCGAAGATGTGCGCTCTCCCTCCAAAGTCCTTTCCGCTGAACAACAAAGTTGTGAAGATCATTTCACAAATAATGTGAGAAGATTGCCGTCTGGTCGTTTCGAAGTAAGACTGCCGTTCAAATCAGATTCGCACCAGCTTGGGTGCTCATTTGAAGTTGCTAAACGGCGGTTTATGTCGCTTGAAAAACGCTTAACTCGAGATCCCGAGTTAAAGCGAATGTACTTGGAATTTATGGAAGAATATGTAGAGATGGGCCACATGTCCGAAGTGAGTCACATCCTTCCAAGTACACCACACTATGTTATTCCGCACCAATGTGTATTACGGCCCCAAAGCACTTCGACAAAGCTGAGGGTCGTATTTGATGCTTCGTGTCGCACTTCGACACATAAGGCGTTGAATGACATTCTGATGGTCGGGCCGACCATTCAAGAAGAGCTGTTTTCGACTCTGCTTCGTTTTCgattgcataaatatgcattaacgGCCGACATCAAAAAGATGTACCGCCAAGTTATGGTGCACGAGGCAGATCGAAACTATCAGCTCATAGTGTGGAGAAAATATCCATCAGACTTGTTGAGATTATTCAGATTAAATACTGTAACATATGGCACTGCGCCAGCGCCATTCTTGGCCATACGGTGTTTGATCCAGCTGAGCGAGATTGCGAAATCCTCGCACCCCATGGCAGCTGAGGTTATCAGGCAAGACTTCTACGTTGACGATATGTTGACTGGTGCCGCATGCGTCGAGGACCTGAAGACAATTAAGTCTGAAGTGTCGCAGATACTGCTAGAAGCAGGTTTTGAACTTGCGAAGTGGTTCTCGAATGCTCCTGGGTTCTCCGCATCAGACAGTACACCAAAGCCGATAACGATCTCCGAGACTGACGTGTTCCAATTCCGGATCGACGATTCATTCATGGGTCTTAAAGCGACAAAACGGAACATTCTCTCGGTGACATCGCGGTTATTCGATCCGCTTGGCCTATTGAGTCCcttaattataaaagcaaagataCTGCTTCAAGAGCTCTGGCTTCAAAAGTTGGAGTGGGACGAATCCATACCATTGAGTTTGGATATATCGTGGTAGCAATTGAAGTCAAatttgacacaattgcaaaacatAAAAGTGCCACGATATTTGTTCACAGAGCCTACGTCACCGATAGAGATACATGGCTTCGCCGACGCCTCAATAAGAGCGTATGGGGCGTGTATTTACGTTCGTACGCATACTGCAGAAGGTTGTAAAGTATCATTACTAACCTCAAAATCAAAAGTAGCTCCCCTCAAGACTAAGACTCTTCCTAGACTTGAGTTTTGTGCAACTCACCTTCTTGCAGAACTCTGCCACCGCATACGAAGGCTGATCCGATCACCAATTGAACGAACGGTTCTTTGGTCAGATTCGGAAGTCACTATTCATTGGATCCGGTCACATCCCTCCACTCTCTCGCGACATTCGTGTCGAATCGAGTGGCCGAGATTCAAGAGTGGTCAGAGAGCGTGGAATGGCGTCATGTTCCAACTAAGCAGAACCCCGCAGACATTGTATCGAGAGGCTGCGATGTGACTGAACTGTGCGCGTCAATGAGGTTTAGTGGTCCGTCATTCTTGATGGATCGAAAGTTTTTCGTCGCACACAAGTCTGTTGAGAGTGTTCGCTTATGTGTTCCGCTTCATTCGAAGATGCAAAGACAAAACAGTTCAATTTGAACTGGTTCCAACGGCATCAGAACTGAAAGAAGCATTCAGTAAAATAGTAGAAGTAATGCAGGATTTCGAATTCAGAGACGATATAGAAAGGTTTCGTAAGAGTACACGTGTGAGCTCGAGTCTACAACGACTCAATCCTTTCATACATGATTATGAAGGATCTTGGTGttcgttctcgttgttgcgAGTCGGGGGACGACTGGTAAATGCTCTTATTTCGTATGATGCTAAGTTTACACTCCTCTTGTCGAAGCGCTCACAATTTGCTCGCATCTATAAAGAGGTACCTTCACTTGACCAACTGTCACGCTGGCCCAAGAGCGCTCGCGAGCATTCTCAGAGAACGACTTTGGTTAGTCAATGCTCAAGAGCTTTGTCGTCAGACAGTACGATCATGCAACCGttgctttaaatgcaaacttCGGCTGCTTACGCAAATAATGGGAAATTTGCCTGCTGATCGACTCCGAGCGCTCCGCCCATTTTCAAAATGTGGCGTAGATTTTTTGTGGCCCAGTTGAGCCTACCTATAGGAAAGCCGCCGTACAAGTCGTACATAGCTTTGTTCGTCTGTTTTGCGTCAAAAGCGGTTCACTTAGAAATTGTATCCGATCTGTCAACTAATGCATTTCTAATGGCTTGGTCGAAGAGGATGCCCGAGCCGAGTCCATTGCGACAATGCGACGAACTTCGTCGGAGCAAGTCGCCATCTGGAGGAGCTAAGGAGGCGAGTCGAGGCCGAGGAGAACGCAGTTCGCGACTTCGCATCAAGAAGCGGATACGAATTTGCGTTCATACCGCCGAGGGCTCCTCACTTCGGAGGACTATGGGAGGCAGGTGTGAAGTCTGCAAAGCACCTACTCCTACGGACGGTGGGCAACGCCCTGCTCACGGCCGAGGAGCTGCAGACAGTGGTCGTGGCGGTCGAGGCGGTGCTCAACTCCCGCCCGCTAGGAGCCGTAAGCAACGGCCCCAACGACGGCGAGGCGCTAACCCCAGGGCATCTACTGGTGGGCGGTCCACTGGTGGCACCGGCAGCATCGCGGACCCCGGACCAggagggtctgagttgcttaaGGCGATGGCGAGCTGTCTCGTCGCTCAAGCGAGCGTTCTGGCAGCGATGGTTCCGGGAGTATGTACTGGGCCTGCAGGCACGGGCCAAGTGGGACCGGTTGCAGCCAAATCTGCGAATCGGAgagctcgtcgtcgtcgcagagGACAAACAGCCGCCGATGCAGTGGTTGGTGGGTCGAGTCGAGGCGGTGTACCCAGAAGCGGACGGGGCGGTGCGCGTCGCAGACGTGCAAACTAGCGCAGGAGGGCTATACAAACGGCCAATTCACAAATTGGCGCCTCTGCCAATCGTATGAAGGCACAGCCGTTCATCGGGGCCGGTGTTGGCGCATTTGAGTAATATTAGTTAAGAGCATGAAGtaccaaatgaagttgttagaattagggcgaagcgagagcgcaataaagcattcgtttgttgctctctgagcgaattcgcctcgcttcgccgctctagttaagttaggcttaatgtaacttagcataaaattataaagacaGTTGAAATCAAGAACTCATCAGCTCGTCATCACTCTCTACCTTTTCGCTTCATTTCGTtgtaccaacaacaattaggtCTATTCTTTGTGTTCGCGAATAAAGCGGAATTATATACGagaaaagaaacaacagcaacaaaggcgGCAGCGAGTGCAATAGCACTATCGGCGGCGTCAGAAGCAGCAACGAAAATCGGCAGTGGCCTCCAGTGATAATCGCACTGACAATACAACATCCAATAAGAGATGCGACGACGAGTGGCGGCAAAGATCTCAATGCCGACGAGTGGTGCAGGCTCGGCAACACATAGCAGCGAGTCGTAGCAACGAGTCTGCGTCAGAAACGCGCAGCCTCAGCAGCGCATGGCGCACTTCCACAGTGATAACGAGAAGTGGCAACGATCAGCTCTACTATGCCCATCCGTTCTCACTCAAAAGGTTTATCCGAAGCTTGCGTTCCTTCTGGAACCGCTTTAGCAACGCATGGCGTCGCTTCTACAGCCTCCTTCTGTCTTGGGCGTCACTAAACTGGTGACTCAAGTGCAAACTCTAGGCGTTTATTGGCAACTCCCTTTGCAAAGTTGTTGCCACGCCTTTTTGGCGCGGGACCTCTGCAGTTGCAGATCAGTTGGTGTGTGCTGTACAGTGGTCGTCGTCACGTGATTACAAACACAATATCCTACACCAGGAAAAAGGTAAGAAAAGGTATGAAAATTATGAAGTTTGGTTTTCTCGCAACGTACCTTGTTAAACCAACGAGAAGGCCAAATAATTTCAGAACAGTGCACTTTGAATAGTACGCACTCCCGAACAACaccaataataattatatttaatattgtgaCGGATGTCGtcagatttattttaattgttttgctgCGGCACACTTTATCTCTGTAGcttttgaattaaaaagaGATGGTCTAGCCTAGATTAAGCGTGGATATCGATATTGTTTGATTAATCTAAGTTCGATAtcgatattatttaatacgaTACTAATGTGAATGGCAAAAGTGATCCTGCCAACTCACCGCAAATATTCGAttgataattaataatattctaaCATCTGTTGGCGAGTGCATCAATCATCGAATGCAGATGTTATCGCGAGCAGCTGTTAGCTTGCACAACAGTCGCGTCGCAAATATTGATACCGccatacaatttaaattcaaattgcaaattaatggACAATACTCACCCCTACACCACATGTTCAATGTGAGTCTTTACGACGAagattgaatttgaaaaaggGTGAACGAGAACGTACCTATTTCTTTCCCTGTTAGATCTTCCAATAAGTACAAAGAATTgccaattttctttttaatgcgAGCGTTCATTCCAACAGGAGCTAACttggcattaaaattttttgctgCATTGCTTAATGCAAAATTCCGTTTGACCAGTTGTTGTCCAACTTCAAAAGAACGTGGTCTACAACGCAAATTATACATCTGTTGATTTTTCTGATAAGCCATTGTGAGATGTTTTTCAATGTCTGCACGAATCTTCTGAAATTGATCAATTCTGTTTAAACCTTCCGTTCCATCGCTAAGCAAGTCAAGATTtctaagcaatttaaaatcttGACCATGTGTGGTCATATGTTGTCcgaatactacaaaatatggAGATATACCAATCGACTGGTGTATGGAATTTCTTAAAGCCGCATTGATACTTGGCAAATAAATGTCCCACACTCGCTGATCACTCCGTATATAAGCTCTTAAGGCTGCGTTAATAGAGCGATTAACTCTTTCGGCTGCATTTGATTGCAGAGCATACGCACCTGTTTTTATATGCTGAACTCCGTATTTGGAAAAAAAGTTAGTAAACTCATGGCTTTTAAATTGAGTGCCATTGTCGCTAACTATAACTTCCGGTACTCCAAAACATGCAAAGATATCATCtcttaaataattgataataacTTGCGATGTAAATTTCTTTACTGGTTTTATAAAGTTAAACTTAGAAAAATGGTCAAGGATGATGAAAATTCCTACGTTGCCTTGTTTAGTGCGCGGAAAAGGACCAATAAAATCGATGTACATATAACCTCTGAAAAGGTCTGTCACTCGATACTTTATTTCCCATCGGCGGTTTTAAGTTGCACGTTGGATATTTAGTGATTCTACATATATcgcaatttttaatatagttgcGAACATCGACAACCATCTTGGGCCAAAAGAATATCCTTTTCAGTCGTTCTAAGCATTTAGCTATGCCACAGTGACTAGAAGTTGGCTGATCATGAGCAGCTCTGATCACTGATTGTCGTAATTCGCCTGGAACGAATAACTTCCTACCATCCTGATTAAATACGCAACGATGATAAATGAATTGGTCGATTACTTGAAAATCAGGTAAAGCAGCTTCTTGATAGCTATCTCTTTTGGACATATAAGCGATGGGTCTCTCGCTTCCTGTTTCATCCACTTGAGCTAATACAGCGCCTACTCCATAAGACGAAGCGTCGCATTGTACAACGAATGGCTTTGAATAATTCGGATGAAATAGAAATGGAGCAGTACACAGCTTGCGTTTGATTTCATCAAAGGCCACTTGAGCTACGTCATTCCATTCATACGATTTTCCTTTTAATAATTCAGTTCCCTAAATATGACTGTAGAATATTGAGAAATGAATCGCTGATACCATCCAGTCATACCTAAAAATCTTCTTAGTTGTTCCGCGTTTTTGGAGCTGGGAAGTCATCCACGGCTTGTATTTTGTTAGGGTTTATTTGGAGAGTACCTTCTCCTACAATATATCCAAGATAATCTACTTGGCGTAAACCAAACTGACTTTTTCCGAAATTTATCGTCAGTCCCGCTTTATGCAATTGTGTAGCAACTGTAGACAAATGCTCCAAGTGCTCATTAAAACTTGCTGACATGACTAGCAGATCATCaagatatacaaatatatgcgATCTTAACTGATACGGTATAACTTGATCCATCAATCTGCGCATAGTCTGAGGAGCATTGGTAAGACCAAAAGGCATACGTTTAAATTGATATAGAGGTCGGTTGGGTATTGTAAAAGCAGTTTTCGGACGAGAATCCGAATCCAAACGTATTTGCCAAAATGCGTCTTTTAAGTCGATCTTCGATATGCATTGCACCGAAGGAAGTCGACTTAAGAGACCATCCAACATAGGCATGGGATAGGCATCTTTTACTGTCGCCGCGTTGAATTTGCGAGCATCTAAACATAATCGAACCTTTCCTGGTTTAACGACTAACGTGACAGGAGAAGACCACGGCGAAGTGGGAGCTTCTTCGATTACGCCTATCTTAATCATTCGATCTACTTCTTCGCACAGCAACTTCTCTTTAGCTGGCGACAAAGAGTAGAATCTTTGCTTAATGGGTTTGATATTGCCTGTATCAATATTATGCTCTATGAGTGAGGTTTAACCTAGGCCGTCACGTTCTGATGAAGGAAAATATCCGATTACGGAATTCAATTTAGCTCTCTGCGACACAGAAAGATCAAGGCCAGATGAATCAAATGACGACTCTGCTTTGATCTTATTAATAGTGAACGAAGGCGTAATAGAGATGTCAAAGGCCTTCCAGAAATCCATACCACAAATCACATCTTGTTTAATGGACGGTACGAGCAAAAATTCGAAATCCTTAATCTTAGAATTAAAAGTGATGGGAATGCTAACTGTACCAGCAACAGTTTGCTTTAAACCATCGGCAGTATGAACAAAAcctttaattttcttaaatttgtgtttCATAGAGATAATGTGTTCTGCAAGAGCATGTCCAATCACACTTTTATTAGCGCCACTATCGAGGAGAGCTAAATAAGATTTGTCGAAAATGCAAATCTGTGTAAACGGACGAGTATCATTTTTCTTGTGCACTATAGTGGAAATAGTAGAGCATTTTAATCTTCGACTATTTTCTCAAAATGCTTTCAGTCGTTGAGAAGAACGGCTTCTTTTGACGAACAATGCGTTGGCATTAAAAATTTCTGCTCGACGCTGGCTGGGTAGGATCTGTATTACCTCATTGTCAACGGGTAGCAGATCTCTACTAAACGTCGATATTTCAGAAACTGCAGATCCTAGCTGAGGACTCTGTTCCTTATCTTTCGGGCATCTGTCTGAAGATAAGTAGCAGAATCCATGGTACGAGGTGTCTGGCGGTTAGACTGAAAACGCTATGGGGGGCTCccaagaacaaaattagctaaaaatgGTCTCAGAATGGACTCATTAAACAATTCAACCCGGGCTGGGATGTCAGCCCAAACGTCGGTGGAACGCGTAACTGCTACCACCGGCGGGCACGGGGGGGGAGAGATCCTCTCTGCGTGTCGCCAGCGGTCACACCTCTGAGGCGGCGGGAGCAGGCCGTATCAGTTGTAACAACACTGCCACCAAAAATTCGAGGTTGGTGCGCGCGGGTGCTGTGGTCTAAACCGACACGGACCAAAAGAGCGCTGCGCCAACTTCTACGGTGGAGGGGGAACGTCTTCCTCTTGAGTCACCCCTGCCTATCGCCAGCACCTCCAAGGTTGCGCAGCGGGGCACGGGGGGGGCTGaaggagaaggccaaaaataaggcGGCGACCCGTATTCACGCAAGGCTTAGTGGCGTAGCTAACCTGTTCGTCTAGGACCAGGAGAGGCTTGCCTGGGCCAACACGTGGATGCGGGAAAACCATCTTAGCCCCCTTCCAAAAGACACTAAAGTGCAGACCGGTTCTACCGGccctgccaacaacaaggtgGAGTTcatggcaagcaagcgccaacgGTCCGCTGAGAGTCCCAAGCAAGGGGCCCCAGTGAGGAAGAAGCTGCGAGCACCTGGCTCCACCAACACGGACTCGAACAAgacgagacagagagcaacggttgctgaaACTGCTAGGCGGCATCTCACCGTTGCTCTCATAGACAGAGGGGACCCTaacgggaaaatgtctgcagagcggttggcggttgacccatagtaagctggtcgacgcactgtttgtcaGGATGGAGAATGTCCCAGACAGTCTATTGCCTACATTCGAAGGCACTGGCTGGATGAATGGTGTCAAGATCCTGACATGCAAGGACGACCCAACATTGCAATGGCTGCAACCGAGCGTACCCAAACTGGACGGACTGTGGGAGGGGGccaagctggacgtggtggacaggAATAATATTCCGTCTATGCCGAAGGCGAAAGTCCTTTTCCCAATAGGGAGAGCGGGCGCTTcagctgcttaaaaagcagaacccggccataccgacgagtgattggtccgtgctgaaggttgatgaacctttacccagtggtgggcagcaagtgatcattcagatcaacaaggaggccgaggatctgctatacaagcgcaatgggaagatggcgtggggcttagggagcgtgtaccTTCGCCTCAAAAAACGTCATCCCAACGAccaggacacacacacgctgaggtCAGGGGAGGTTGAGGCAGATCTCGGTCTTGAGAGCGTGACCGACGCCACCCAGCACCTCAGCTTGACTGACAagacggaggaggtgggggaggaacTGTCCATGCAGACGGGCCCCCCGCGAGTTTGCtaacctctaatgagtgtgctgcaactcaacctccATAAATCCAAAACGGCTTACAGCAATGACGATCTTaccgtggtggtgctggagagccgtaagggatgtttgctgctggcatcctgcTACATTGCCCACGACATGCCGGCTCCACCTGACGAGCTGCGGAggctggtggacatggtctgctcctccaacAAACATCTAATAATCGGAACTGATgccaacgcccaccatagcgtctggggaagtcccgacattaacgacaggggtgagtcagttcttgattttatccttATCTATAAGCTTAGACTAGCCAACAGAGGTGAGGTATCTAGCTATGTAGGTCCCACCTCTTGTAATGTGCTGAATTTAACGATTGCAACTGAGTGTACCAATGTAGAAGAGTGGAGGGAAAGACCCTCCTCGGATCATAAGCACATTCAATTTACCATTCCTTTTCACAGGGTACCTGCGGCTCAGCCGTTCAGAAATCCCCGAAAAACTAACTGGGCGAAATTCTCTAGCCTTGTTTCTAAGTCTCTTGGTCCGCCGGCTAACATCAACTCGGTACAGGACCTAGAAACAAATGTCAATGTCCTCTCAGCAGGACTACTTTCCGCATTTCGCCAATCATGTAGGCTCTCTagaccgacgagaagatcgaagccaccctggtggaacccagatctctcTTCGCTTCGTGAAgagcttactagcatgtttcaacttgctaagaaggcggataacgaatatgtctgggacgagtaTAGGTCTCTCCTGAAGTCGTACAAGAAGATGATCCGATCATCCAAAAGGTCTTCATGGAGAACCTTTTGCTCGGACCTGGATAATATCaaagacacctccagactgaggaagctgctgtccaagcaggcttccagtcctagtctgctcaagtcgggcgatggagcgtggacggagagca
It encodes:
- the LOC127566213 gene encoding uncharacterized protein LOC127566213, whose amino-acid sequence is MHATVSDKVILATAVIKITTNSGDFVLARALLDSGSQINFVTEELAQRLHLRREDSCISLLGIGESNSQVKKKIHTVVKSRVGCNEYAIDLWILKSISGYQPDHTVNVSGWKIPDNIQLADPYFFKPQKIDLLIGAETFFDLLSVGQIKQGPECPILQKTNLGWIVSGRYTPGEKSHQKMTVTLSYQEESLSSIDKTLLKFWTVEDVRSPSKVLSAEQQSCEDHFTNNVRRLPSGRFEVRLPFKSDSHQLGCSFEVAKRRFMSLEKRLTRDPELKRMYLEFMEEYVEMGHMSEVSHILPSTPHYVIPHQCVLRPQSTSTKLRVVFDASCRTSTHKALNDILMVGPTIQEELFSTLLRFRLHKYALTADIKKMYRQVMVHEADRNYQLIVWRKYPSDLLRLFRLNTVTYGTAPAPFLAIRCLIQLSEIAKSSHPMAAEVIRQDFYVDDMLTGAACVEDLKTIKSEVSQILLEAGFELAKWFSNAPGFSASDSTPKPITISETDVFQFRIDDSFMGLKATKRNILSVTSRLFDPLGLLSPLIIKAKILLQELWLQKLEWDESIPLSLDISW